DNA sequence from the Thauera sedimentorum genome:
AGGTTCAGCAGCAGGTTGTGCGTGCCCATGCGGGGATGCTCGCCGCCGGGCTGCGGTGTCACCCCGAGACGTTCGGCCACCCAGTCGGCCCCGGCTGCCAGCGTGGGGGCGGCAATCGCGAGATGGTCGATGCGGCAGGCGCTCATGGCCGGCTCAGCGGTTCGGCTTGCGAAGGTCGGCGATCAGCGCCCCGGCAGCGAGGGCTTCCTGGTCGTGGCCTTCGTCGCGCCAGGGCTCGGCCAGCGCGGCAGCTTCCCATTCGCGCATCGCCGGCAGGCCCAGCAGTTGGTCGACGTAGGCGCGCGCGGGCGGCGACAGCGGCAGGTCGTAGGTCTGCACGCGGAAGGCGACCGGCGCGAAGAAGGCGTCCACCGCGGTGAAGCGCTCGCCGGTCAGGAAGGGGCCGCCAAAGCGCATCAAGCCTTCGCGCCACAACTCGTCCACGCGGTCGAGGTCATGGTGCAGGTCGGGGGCGACGGCGCGCATGCGGATGCGGAAGCCGCAATGCATCGGGCACTGCCCGCGCAAGGCGTTGAAGCCGCTGTGCATCTCGGCGGCCGCACAACGCGCCCAGGTGCGTGCGGCGGGGTCGGCCGGCCAGACGCCGGGGTGCTGTTCGGCCAGGTATTCGGCGATGGCCAGCGAGTCCCACACCAGCTGG
Encoded proteins:
- a CDS encoding glutathione S-transferase family protein, whose amino-acid sequence is MSRYVLHIGNKNYSSWSLRPWVLMRALGIDFDESLHPFEAGSNWAAFRAFSPNGRVPCLHDGGQLVWDSLAIAEYLAEQHPGVWPADPAARTWARCAAAEMHSGFNALRGQCPMHCGFRIRMRAVAPDLHHDLDRVDELWREGLMRFGGPFLTGERFTAVDAFFAPVAFRVQTYDLPLSPPARAYVDQLLGLPAMREWEAAALAEPWRDEGHDQEALAAGALIADLRKPNR